The genomic window taacgtgtaggccacacgttgaaTCTATTGTTCCGTATGGACACacgagaggaaagggctacccatagaggtggagACGCCCAAGTATgaacttttgatttgatttctagatgagaactcccttattgatacttattattatcaactactattttctaattaaaattactttgataataatgtttatatggtctcatgtcgattatagatgtattgtctagtcattGAGTTACAAAACTCACCCCgttcttttataaaatatttttcaagaaCAAATACTTGACTATATGAgactttctattcaagagtaacgATCTGCAATGAGTACTTATTCTTTGTCGAGTTCCTAGATGTATATGCTCcgtatgtcacaggcaggatctatgcatatttatttattttaccttttgttaaaatatataattattcattttagaaactataaatttatttaaaatatttgtaacttTTTTATTCAGCTTATATTTGAGTCGGTTAGGCTTGCTAGGGAATTATCTTCCCGCGTGCCGGTCATGACTCATTTTGGGCCGTGaaaaagtggtatcagagcttaggtTAACCTATGCAATATGGAGTAAGTGTCCTATGGTAGGATCACAATGGTATAAATAGAAGTGCGCCTATTTGTACAAATTGTGGCACTATTAAAGGTCTACAGGAATGTCATCCTTGTCTTTTTGTCATTCTTGTCTTCTGGTTCTTGTCATCATGAGTCATCTGTCAATTCTTGCCACCTCTTTCCTCTTCTTTATACCCAACCTTGAGTTAATATTCGGTAGCTTTTCTTGAActtatttaatttttgcaatGACTTCAGTTTCGGTTTTGGTTTGCAATTCCTGCTTTGTAGCTAGTTCTAATCTTCCTCGTTTTTGTGAATGTATGCTTTAATTTTCTTCATCTTTGTGTTGTTATCTATGATTTTTTATGTCAATATCTCATTAATTACTTAGAAGATTCAATCGGTGGTTACCGtgaatctattcttaatatataaaagtagatacataAGGTTATCTACATTACTTTTTAAACATTTCTTTCTTCCTACTAATGCCATGTCAGCAATATTGTTTACTTGGCAAAATTTTACAATCAACCACTCAATTCTTGCCAAATCAATTATTATTTCTAaatcagcaaaaaaataaaatatacaaataaaaaactaaaaaatacaacacaataaatttataacctaCAAATACATTGAAtttatattcttatatttattatatcttaccgttataaacaatacaataaatttataacctaCAAATATATTGAATTTatattcctatatttattatatattaccgttataaacaatacaataaatttataaccccaacaattaatttattaatttttataaatatctcactaaaattaataaacatccatattacaaatgtcataataatattataatcataataaattttacgttataAGTATTTAAATTTCACACTATTTAaactacttatataagtctcttatcactattccttcaaataacatcaaatttagcacaagaaatttattttcgaactacacatctcaaacttactcaatagAGTATCATTCTTTCAGAGCAGAATGATTAGAAATCGAATAACTATCAAAGATCTAATGGCCATGCAATGAGAATTTGATGATCAGGTTTGACAAAAAAAAACTCACAACATGCATTATACATTCATACTTACTCAAATACCATATACCTaatgataacataaattgaaTATTGGAATAGGAAAAGATCTTCATAATTTTAGCAACTATAAACGAAATTGATGACAAATTTGGATGGAACTATGTTTGGATGGAACTATGTTGAATGTAAAAAGTGTTAGAAAAAAGTATATAAAAAAGGAAACAACTACATTTGTGGCACATGTAATCAAACACCACAATATCCAACAATAAAGtaactctatatacttttcataatctcatctatcaaattattagttactaACCCAATACTTATTTTAGGTTCAGAATTCAATTAAGGGTTTTAGATCAAAGTGTTACAACAACTTTTATACTATTTGATGGCGAAGCAAAAAACTTATTGGGCACAACTGCTTCAAATCTAATAACATTTCAGAAAAATAATGACATTGAAGCACCATTAcatcaagagattaaggagaaagaaaaccatacaaattcaagacacatcttcGGAAGAAGAACATATATAcaaagatggaacaaacaacacaataAAAAGTGCATCaaactcaacaattcataaagaacatgccTTCACAAGAACCTACGACAGAAAGAAAAAAAGCAACAACTCTAACAACaaccaataaaaaaaaggaagacgAGCGCCACATAAAAAGACTAAAGTccatcaactaaaacaaatgtaaaaatcaaaccaccaaataaaaatgtcactttGTACAACTCCAACATCCCAatcttttgtactacaaattattttaattaaaacacattttaaatttaactttaatttacacgtatttaatttatttctacaaaacataacaatttttaatatttattatataatatcATTAATTTACCAATCGCGCAGGTCTTATTCTAGTTATTATCTAATTCCCTTATAGAATTATATTTAGATTTGTGGATTACATGGATTTGCTAAGTTTCTGATCAAAATGTTTTGTTCTGGATTTGTTAAGCGATATTGGAATTTTTCTTCTTATGTTGATAATCTTTGAAGTTATAACAtaattttgatttgttgttgatTCTTTCTTTCAAATCAATAATTTTAAAAACTGTTATTTAGTTGCTCAAGAAGAAGGACTAAGTGATGAAACATATGAATAGAGTGTTATTGTTGTTTGTTCGAttggtgaatttttttttttttttgcttaagtGGAGTGAATTATCTGGGTGATCAGTCAGCTGGATTGAAAGTCTTTTCTGATCTAGAAGTTTGGTTGTGCTTTTCTAATTGGATGATCTGGTTCTGTTATGGTTCTTTGTTGCTGAACATGGCTTTTCTATCACGGAACTATTTTTCTGCTTGATAAGTTGAGATAAAGATTATGAACGCTTGCTTTTGGTTAGTGATTAAAAGATTAATTTTGTTTTTGGCTAAAATATGAAAGTGTATTATTGATAATGTCTGAGTAGTTATTTATGTTGGAGCATTATGGAAAAGATGTATTAAATAAATACTACATGGCATGTGAAGGAATTTCTTCATCTTGGTACAGAACAAATAATAACAAAAGTATTCTAAATCAAGTCATGTGAAATCATCTAATTGAACTTGTGAAGTCAATTTTCTTTAGCTAGAAAATTCTTATTTGTGCGGGATGATTCTGGAATAAGAAGATAATTGGAATTGACATCTTAAAACTTCTTATACTATTACGAAGTTAAGGAAAATATAACGCTGATGACAACTAGAAGTAGAAATGTGTTTTGTGATGCAAATTATTTCATCTGATGAACCATGTTATTTGTTTCGTAAAGATTGTTTGTTTGTATTTTAAAAGCAAGTAATTTATTTTGCCAAAAGTATAGAGAACCCAACTATAAAAAAATTTGCAGTGTTAATTCATGTTGCTCTATAGTAATAATATTGGTTTTTGGCACTAGAATTTTTCTTCCTTTGTCATATAAAATCATCTTTAGTATATTATAATTACTGACTcgcacacacacaaaaaaaaaatttacagtaGCCATTGTCTTTTCTATTCTCAACACGGTTTTTAAAAAGTTCATATCTCCTATGGTGTTCCCTTTTTTTTTATCTGATGTTTGCgaaatttttttcttgtttaatataataaaaagaaTAGTCAAATGTACTATTACTTCTCATGTTTATAGATTTATAGTTAAAATAATTATCTTATTAGTCAACATATTGTGACAATCATAAGATGATACATATTTCATTCTTGCAAATGATTCTATTCTCCTTTTAATTAACTATCTCACACATATCATTAGTTACTATTGTAACTTAATTATTGCTAATAAATTTGCTATACCTTTTAATACATTGAAATGGCATCTTTTCCAGTTTGTCTTTCCAGATCTTGTATCTTGATTTTGATAATTTAACTAATATTTTATCTCAACttttattatagtatttttaatgttAAGTTTGAAATTTTGACTGATTTTTCTTACATTTCGATAATAAGATGATAAAATCCAGCATGAGCTAAGTGTCACgataaattttagaaggttagatttaatggggtgtgtgtgtgtgtgtatagttTTTTAGAGTGTTTGAGAATGCTCTAGATAGTTTCAAAACattctagaatgtcctagaaggtcctgaaataccctagaaggttctagaagactctgaAGGGTCATAGAGTAATTTAGAAGAGTGTGGATGTATATAGAAGTATGTGTAGTATGGAATAATCTAAAAATATTTAGAGGAATGTGGTAGGATAAATATTTGTAGTGAGGGTTCTAGATGATCAACctggaccgttgattagatttaatcataACCATCTATTAaagaggtggatggctataaataggggtgagagttagagtttgggtGTGTGAGTCATTTGTAATAAGCACTTGAGTAAAAAGTGTTCTTTCCACCAAAACTTCCTTTCTCTTatgttcttagctttcttgctaagtattgagggttagaCTGACTTGGTCTTAACTCAAGAGATTGAGCAAGTCCGAGTGCCAGCATGGTAGCATTGGAGTGTGTACAAGGCCGTGACAATTTGGCATCAGAGCAAGGTTCGAGAGGGAGCACAAGTAGTTTGTGGATATGGTTTCTAGTGTAACCATGGAGCATGTTGAATCTCAAAGGGGAAGGGACACTATTCCTTCTCAACGGGAGGCGAAAAGGCCTGTTCTTCAAGTGAGCCTAGAGGTAAGGACTCTAACTTCTTAGAAGAGAGTTTATATGTTGGAGAatgttctatcctctatggatgaATGCTTCCAAAGGATAGAACGTGACAAGGAGACCCTCGAAACTCATGTGTGGGAGAACTagatgctttcaaagaaagcatgctccaAATCAAAGAGAAGCTTGAGAATCCCTTGAAGCTATTTGAGGAAGTTCGAGTTTGGTTCGAGGAGGCAAAATCTCGACCAACCATTATAAGGGAGATGACAAAAATTGATCTTCCAAAGCCAAATGAGTTCGAGGGCGTGAGGGACGCTCGAGAGGTGGATAACTTCCTATGGCAAATAAAGAGGTACTTTGAAGACCAAGGGGAAGCAATAAAGGTACACACTGCAACTCTCTACCTTTCTGATAATGCTACTTTGTGGTGGAGGAGAAAGTGCGCAAATATCGAAAAGAGTACTTGCAACATAGCCACAATGGAAGATTTCAAAGAGAGTTGAAAAGACAATTCTTCCCTGAGAATGTGGTCTATGAAGCAAGAAAAAAGTTGAGGGAGTTGAAGCATAAGAATACGATTAGCGACTACGTAAGGGAGTTCACTACTCTTACGCTTCAAATCCTCAACTTAGCATCAGAAGAtgcattgttcttcttcattgatgGACTCCAACCTTGGGCAAAGCAAGAACTACAAAGAAGGAATATTAAGGATGTCGATGAGGCCATTGTGGTGGCCGAATCACTCACTGAGTATCATTGGGAAGACTCTAAACCCAAGTCTTCTTCCAAGCCTAGTTCTACTAAATGTGGGGAAGACAAGGGGAAGAGTTTCTCAACCAAGAAGGAAGGAAAATACTCTTCAAAGAAAGAGTACGAGGAAAAGAAGAAAGATTTCGTACCCAAAGGAGGATGCTTCGTGTGCAAGGGACCATACCAAATAAAGGATTGTCCCAAGTTGGGAACTCTGGCATCTATCGCCGAGGAACGAGAGGCTCAATCTCAAATAACTGAGTGTGTTGGATCTATCCaactcatgaatgttgtgaagggCAAAGTGGCAAGCACTGTAGAAAAGAAATGCTTGATGTATGTCAAAGCCTTTATCAATAAAAAACCCGTCATGGCTATGATTGACACTGGTGCTACACACAACTTCATCACACTCGATGAAGCAAAGAGGCTTGGGTTAAAGATCATCGAAAAGAATGGCAGGTTCAAACCTGTGAATACCAAAGTTGAACCCCTTAAGGGAGTACCAAAAGGGGTTGAGATGACTCTTGGTTCTTGGAAGGGCTTTGTGGATTTCTCAGTAGCACTCATGGATGATTTTAAAATACTCATCGAGCTCGATTTaaaaaggaaggaaaatataatgCCTATGCCATACTACGACATAGTATGTGTCACGGAGAAATGGTCTGCATGCATGGTCCCTACAATCTCTAAAGCTGGAAGACTACCAATGCTTTCTGTTATGCAACTCAAGAAAGGGTTCAAGAAGGGAGAGATTACATATTTGACTATATTACAAGAGGAGTCAACATCTGAAAGAGAAGAAATTCCTCCTGAAATCAAGGAAGtccttgaagaaaataaggatgtgGTGCCTCTCGAGTTGCCAAAACAACTACCACCTAGGAGGAAGGTGGACCACAAGATTGAATTAGAGTCAAGAATAAAGCCGTCTGCCTCAGCATCTTATAGGATGGCACCGCCAGAACTTGAGGAGTTGAAGAAGCAACTCAAGGATTTGCTCGGTGCTGGATTCATCCATCCGTCGAAGGCACCTTATGGGGAACCAATATTATTCCAAAAGAAGCATGATGGTTCGTTGAAGCTATACATCGACTATCAAGCATTTAACAAGGTAACCATCAAGAACAAATATCATGTTCCTTTGATTGCCGATTTGTTTGATTAACTTGGTAGATCTAAGTGGTTTTCAAAACTAGATTTGAGGTCAGGATATCACCAAGTGAGGATTGGCGATGGTGATGAACCTAAGACCACGTGTGTCACGAGGTATGGATCGTATGAGTGGTtggtgatgccttttggcttgaccAATGCTCCTGCGACCTTCTGTACCTTGATGAATGAGATCTTTCGACCTTACCTTGATCGATTTGTAGTGGTCTACCTGGATTACATTGTTGTCTATAGCAATACCTTGGAAGAACATGTAGAACACTTACAAACTGTGTTCAAGATCTTGCAAGAGAATAAGCTATATATGAAGAAGGAAAAATGTTCTTTTGCATCGGACGAAGTTCACTTCTTGGGACATATCATTAAGGATGGAACTCTCTGCATGGATGAAGAATAGGTAAAGGCTATCAAAGAATGGGAGCTGCCAAACAAGGTATCTGAATTGAGGTCATTCCTTGGGTTGGCTAATTACTATCGGAGGTTTATCAAGGGATACTCTGCCAAGGCTGCATCATTAACTGATCTTCTCAAGAAGAATCACTCTTGAAAATGGTCAAAGTAGTGTCAAAAGGCCTTTGATAAGTTGAAGGTTGCTATCACAAAAGGACCAGTACTAGCACTGTTTGACTATTCAAAGGTGTTTAAAGTCCACACTGATGCTTTTGACTACACTATTGGAGGGGTTGTGATGCAAGAAGGCATCCTATTGCCTTTGAGAGTCGCAAGTTGAATGTTACAGATAGATGATATACTATCCAAGAGAAGGAGATGACCGCGGTGGTCCATTATTTGAGAATTTGGCTCCACTACTTGCTTGGTTCACACTTCATCATCAAGACAGACAATGTGGCTACAAGTTATTTCCAAACTCAGAAGAAATTAAGCCCTAAATAAGATGTCACTCGTTATTACCTCGACAAAGCTATAAAGAGAATGAAGAAATTGACAAATAAGAAGGGGAGGTctgcaagctatcaagtgggagATAAGGTAATGACTAAACTTGTTTCACAACAATTCAAAGCCTTTTGCAAGGTTCATAAGGGCTTAATCCACAAATATGAAGGGCCATCTGAGATCTTGGACGTGTTGGGGAGGTTGCTTACAAAGTACAACTCCCTCCCTTTATGAAGATTCATCTCGTCTTCCATGTGAGCATGCTTAAATCATATCATGAAGACCAAGATAAACTGAGTAGAGGTGACTCGAGTCATGCTCCACCTGTGGTGATTAGATCCATTGATAAAGAAATCGAAGAGATCTTAGCTAATTGCGTCGTGCGACGAAGAGGAGTACCACCAAGTATCTAATATTTGATCAAGTGGAAAGGACTCCCGATAACCAAAGCTAGCTGGGAAGCTCGTGAAGGCCTATGGCAATTCTAAGAACACCTAGAGCGCTATCGTGAACAGAACGGACGAGGACGTCTACGCATTAGGTGGGAGAgaatgtcacggtaaattttagaaggttagatttaacggtgtgtgtgtgtgtatagttTTTTAGAGTGTTTGAGAACGCTTTAGATAGTTTTGAAACattctagaatgtcctagaaaGTTCTGGAATAtcctagaaggttctagaagactctggaaggtcatagaTAATTTAGAAGAGTATGCATGTATATAAAAGTATGAATAGTAGTATGGAATAATCTTGAAATATTTAGAGGAATGTGGTAGGATAGATATGTGTAGTGAAGGTTCTAGATGATCAATCTGGACCGTTAATTAGATTTAATCATAACCATCCATTAAGGAGGTGGATGGTTATAAATAGgggtgagagttagagtttgggtGTGTAAGTCATTTGTAATAAGcacttgagtaataaagtgttctttccaccaaaactttctttctcttgtgttcttagctttcttgctaagtattaagggttaggctgacttggcCTTAGCTCAAAAGGTTGAGTAAGTCTGAGTGCTGAtacggtagcgttggagtgtgtccatGGCCATGACATAAGTGTTCCCTAGAAAGCTACAAACCTACAATTCGTATATATGAAAACTCAGAACAATGCATATGAAGAAAAGAGTGATAAGTGGATTCTTAGTATGTTTGAACCCAAAATGTGGTTATATGACATATTAATAGAGATCATTGAGATTTTTTAAGTAACAAGCAAGtcaatttcttttgtgattggaCTTTTGGGTTTCTTGATTTGTATTTAGTTGTTATTTTGTGTTTCCTAACCTCACTTCCGAGTTGAAAATTTGTGAAAGACTTtgtgtattaaaaaaaaagttttttattcttatgatattataaaAGTTTTTTATTCTTATGATATATATATGAGTTTGTCCTTAGTTCACGAGCTTTAAGTTCAATTAACTATTTATAAAGGTGAATTTTCTTTTTAGTATTTTATCTTTACAAGAAATATGATCCCATACCATTTTTCTAAAATTCTTTTGCTATGTGCTTGGAttatgttaaaataaaaataaaaataaaaataaaaaagttgataTTATAATTGATCTTAGTGTGTTAATTACCAGTACTTCAAGTTTTagttctattattattattttatatgcgAATTTAATTTGTAACTTCATACTAAGTCTTGTATGATTGTAGGAAATCATTTAACTTTATTTTACAACGATGACAAGAATGAGTTAAATGTATATGTAAATTTTGGCATAAAGGACGACAAGGAGATCAATTATAATTCTTGTCATGCTTTACATAACTTATCTACTATTTAAAGTCATGagatattaaattttataatgaCATAGTTACTTAATATCCAAAGTCGTGATGATAATCTAAAAGGCACTTAGTTGAAGGTTTCTATAGAATAGGAAAGGAAGCATATTGATTTTTGTGACAGttgctgtttttaatttttatgactGTCAAGTTGGCTATTCTAAATTGTGTTGTcgtatttttaatttatgttgtttTACTTTGCTTTCTTTGTTACTCCTTGCTTGATTGTGCATCTAGGTATCCTCTAAGGTTCTtgaggaaataaaaaaaaaaactttgccCTTAACCCTTATTAATATTCAATTCATAAACTCTGCACCTTTTATTTCAACTTGAATTTGTTTGACGTGATAGCATTTAtacttttattatttcttttgaaATGTTCGTCTTATATCTTTTCCTTTGAGATTGGAAATGATTCTCTCTTAGCTGTATCCATTGTTGATGGATATCCTACTTGATTGTGTTCCTAATCATTCTCTTAAACCTTCGTGAACGTTGACATCGACTTTAGTGGTTATCTCTTGTGAGCTATGTACTCTTTTTATTTCGCTTGAACTTGTTCCGATATAatactccatccttcttttattgCTTCTATCAAAGTTCCTTGATTCAGGTTTTCTTGTTAGGATGCGATTGACTCTCTTTCTGGCACACTTCATTGTTTTTGTACAGCTTAATTGTGATCTTATACATCCTTCCAAGATCTTGCGAACACCATCTATGATGTTTGCTTTTCTCTTCATAAGTTTTGTATCATTTTGAGTAAACTTGAGCTTGTTTCAGTGTCACGTGCGATTTCTAGATATAGCAAGCGATACGTTAGTTTCTAGGACACAGCTCATGGACTCAGAAGGTAAAACTTGTAGGGGTGCGATGTCATAAGAAGATTATGAAGTAGGAGTGTTATGAGGAGGAAATTAAGGAGATTTTAGTACAAGTTGAAAGGTTAGTCCTGATGTTTAAAATTCGGATGTACTTTGGGAATGATGAAAAAAGTAAAAAGTGCTATGTATATCTGAGTCGTCAAGGGAACGAGAGTAGATGAATGTCAACCGCATCGTTTTAACACAAACCTATTTGTAACGTTTTCATTCCATTATACTTCTTTCTCATGTTTGGTAAAGTGTTAAAACCACATAATATTTTGCATACTATATCAATTtttgagggcgaaaatttttataagagggtagaatgtaacgtcctgaattttttttaaaacattttacatttgatttcttttattactaTCTAACcctccaattttattaaaatttctatACTACCCTTATATCTTTTACCAAAACCTAACTCTAATTTCCAAATTAAACCCACTAGCACTCACTCTATCATATACACCCCCATCCCACGGACAGAAGACAAaacaaaaagagagaaagagaaaggagaggGGTAGTGATGGAGgaatgaagaagagaagaggggaaAAGAAAGGCAGCGCCTGTGGGAGTCACTGCCACCACCCTCACCATGCTTGAGAGGGGCCAGAGCAgtggtagagagagagagagagagagcagtgCTGCTGTCGTCGCTGTTGGGGCTGTCACGGTGGTTGTCGTCGCTGTTGGGGCTGTCACGGTGGTTGTCGTCGTCACTGAAGGAGCTCATCGCTGAGCTGCTGTG from Arachis ipaensis cultivar K30076 chromosome B09, Araip1.1, whole genome shotgun sequence includes these protein-coding regions:
- the LOC107614784 gene encoding uncharacterized protein LOC107614784, translated to MLQIKEKLENPLKLFEEVRVWFEEAKSRPTIIREMTKIDLPKPNEFEGVRDAREVDNFLWQIKRYFEDQGEAIKEKVRKYRKEYLQHSHNGRFQRELKRQFFPENVVYEARKKLRELKHKNTISDYVREFTTLTLQILNLASEDALFFFIDGLQPWAKQELQRRNIKDVDEAIVVAESLTEYHWEDSKPKSSSKPSSTKCGEDKGKSFSTKKEGKYSSKKEYEEKKKDFVPKGGCFVCKGPYQIKDCPKLGTLASIAEEREAQSQITECVGSIQLMNVVKGKVASTVEKKCLMYVKAFINKKPVMAMIDTGATHNFITLDEAKRLGLKIIEKNGRFKPVNTKVEPLKGVPKGVEMTLGSWKGFVDFSVALMDDFKILIELDLKRKENIMPMPYYDIVCVTEKWSACMVPTISKAGRLPMLSVMQLKKGFKKGEITYLTILQEESTSEREEIPPEIKEVLEENKDVVPLELPKQLPPRRKVDHKIELESRIKPSASASYRMAPPELEELKKQLKDLLGAGFIHPSKAPYGEPILFQKKHDGSLKLYIDYQAFNKVKAIKEWELPNKVSELRSFLGLANYYRRFIKGYSAKAASLTDLLKKNHS